The sequence GCTGGATTCCTCGCTGGGTGTCCCGTTCGCAGATTTTTTGCGGCGTCTACGTTTGAACAGGGAAGGCAGTGTTGGGTGCCAGCTCAGAAGCAACAAGGGCCGGTCGCTCGTCAGCAAACCGGCCCTTGTTGGGATCGGGTTGAACGGGGCGTCATCCCTTCGAAGGGACAACTTTGCCTGATGCCTCTGTTACGGGCCAGTTGCCAAACTTAGCAATCAGCGCTCCCAAAGAAGGAACACCGCCCACACGTTGCACGCGCACACGCGCTTCGGCTAAGCGCCGCTGCTGAACGTCTTGGGGGCTGAGGATGGGGCTGTTACCTGCAACCAGCTTTTTCTGGGTCTGCGTCTTCATGCTAGGCCTCTGCTGGTGGTTGAACGACGATGTACGAGAGATTTTTCTCACGCACAAGGCCAGTGTAGCCACTGCGGCAGTAGCAGTCCAATGCGTCGGGTAATGGGTTGAGGACGCGCAAGCCTATTCTTTTGGCAGTTTCTTCCGTGCTAACTTGCGTCTTGAACAGTGACAAGCCCAGCATGGCCATGGGTAACACCAAGCCTTTAAGAGGGTGCCTCGGCTCGGGGGAACTTTCGAGATGAGTGAGCGAGAGCCACCGTGCATGGGGGGACACCTGGGCCGCCGCCAAGCCGCACAGTCGGGGCTTGCCTGGATAGCCGGCGTAAAACGCCAAGCCCAACGTCCTGGGGCCATAGGTGAACAGCTTGCGCCTGATTTGCTCCCAGTCCCAGTTCACATGCCGGGCGGCTTGAGGCCAAGCGTGGCTGTCACACACCGCATCAGTGTTGATGGGGCGAACCTCAACCCGAATACGTCGTTCCTGCAACACAGCATCAGACAGCATCAAACGCACATCGGCGCAGATGTTTTTGTAGTGCTCGCATTTATTCAAAAAATCTCGCGCCAACCTTGCCCCCATCACCTTTTTCCAGGCGAACCGCGCATTGTGCCGCAGTCGCATCAGCCCTTCACAACCTGCTTAAGCAACACCTCTGCCCATTTTGATCGATTAATAATTGACGTTGCTGAGCCTGTAGCAGCTTCAATCACCGCTCTCTTGAAATCAGGTGACAACCTAGAAAAGTAGAATACTCACTTTTTCCCAACGGAACCGAAATACAGTTTACTTGCTGACCGTTTGCGGTTTGAGCACGCCCTTCAAATCAGGAACAGGGTTTCCATCGCATCGGCACATGGCGATGCCATCGGCATTACTTTGGTGGAACTCGTGCGCTACGACCTCAAACGTCAATGCATTGCTTGCGCTGGCCGTCAAGCGCTCAACTCTGCGCTATCGCGCTGGGTCTGACTTCGAGGTCAAGCCCTGCTGCATTGGTCAGGCGCTGCCGTTTGGCGTCAGGTGGGCAAGTCGTGCGCTTGCAATCGGTGTCTGTCAAGAAAAAAGCCCCTAAGCGCTTGATTTTCTTAGGGGCTTGAGCTTTTTGTGAAACCTTGTGATTTCTTGAATTGGTAGGCCGCCCGTGAGTCGAACACGGTACCAACAGATTATGAGTCTGCTGCTCTAACCAAGCGTGAGCTAGCGGCCCGGGGTGGGCGCGTATTATCAGCCGCCCCTCAGCGTTGCGTCAATGCGTTGGTCACCAAACGAGAGGTGATGTCCACGATTTGGATCATCCGGTCGTAGGCCATGCGCGTCGGGCCAATCACGCCTAGGGTGCCGACGATGCAGCCATCCACCTCATAAGGCGCCGTCACCACGGACAGCTCTTCAAACGGCACCACCCGGCTTTCACCCCCAATGAAAATGCGCACGCCTTCGGCCCGGCTGGAGGTGTCTAGCAAGCGCATCAGCTCGGTTTTGTGCTCGAACAGATCGAACAGTTTGCGCAGCGCACCCAGGTCGTGGCCAAAGTCTTGCACGCCCAACAGGTTGCGCTCGCCGCTCACCACCACCTGTTCCTGGGTTTCGGCCATCACTTCCGACCCCACTTGCACCGCCGTGCGCATCAGGGCGGCAATCTCGGCGTGCAGCGCATCCAGCTCGGTTTTGAGGCGCTCGCGCACCGCTTCGATCGTCAGCCCGGCATATTGGCTGTTCAAATAATTGCTGGCCTCAATCAGCTCGGTTTGCGTGTGATCGCGCTGGGTGAAAATGACGCGGTTTTGCACGTCCCCATCCGGGGCCACCAAAATCAGCAGCACACGCCGATCGCCCAAACGCAAAAACTCAATGTGCCGAAATACACTCGATTTGCGCGGCGCCGTCACCACCCCCACAAAACTCGACAAGCTGGACAACAACTGCGCCGCCTGTGCAATCACCCGCTGCGGCTGATCCGGCTGAAGCTGCGGCTCGCTCACGGTGTCCAGCGGGCGCACGGTGAGCATGGTGTCCACGAACAAACGGTAACCCCGCGCCGTTGGAATGCGCCCAGCGGAAGTGTGTGGGCTGGCGATCAGCCCCAAATCCTCCAGATCGGACATGACGTTGCGAATCGTCGCCGGCGACAACTCCAACCCCGACGCCTTGGACAAGGTACGGGAACCGACCGGCTGCCCGTCCGCAATGTAGCGTTCGACCAGGGTTTTCAACAGAGATCGTGCGCGCTCGTCCAGCATGGGTGAAATTGTAGGAGCCTGCGCACACACCCGAGCAAGGGACTCGCCCGCCCAGGGGGCTGAAATGTCCCTGTGGTGTAATCGAGTGACCATGCCGACCCGTTTCCGACACGCCGCGATCGTGGGCAAATACCAGGCCCAGGGCATTCGCCCCATGCTGGAGAGCATCGTCCAGTTCCTCGAACGTCAGGGGCTGGAAGTCTCGATCGAACGCGACACCGCCCTCAACACCGACTGGAAAGACCACCCTGCCCTCTGCGCCAAAGAAATCGGCCAGCAGTGCGACATCGCCGTGGTGGTCGGTGGGGATGGCACCATGCTGGGCATCGCCCGCGAGTTGGCGCCCTACCAAGTGCCGCTGGTGGGCATCAACCAGGGCCGCCTCGGTTTCATCACCGACGTGCGCGCCACCGATTGGGCCGACGCCCTGCGCCCCATCATCCAAGGCGATTACGAGGAAGAGCGCCGCGCCATGATCGCTGGCACGGTCTGGCGGGACGAAGAATGCATCTTCGAAGGTATGGCCCTGAATGACGTGGTGGTTGGCCGAGGCGCCACCTCCAGCATGATCGAGCTGCGTGTGGACGTGGGTGGCGTGTTCGTCGCCAACATGCGCGCCGATGGGTTGATCGTCGCCTCGCCCACGGGCTCGACGGCGTATGCGCTGTCCGCTGGCGGGCCGATTTTGCATCCGGCCATTGGCGGCTTGGTGCTGGTGCCGATTGCCTCGCACACCCTGTCGAACCGCCCCATCGTGTTGCCGGATTCGCAGGAAGTCCAAATCACCATCGTCAACGGCAAGGACTCCAGCGCCAGCTTTGACATGCACAGTTTGGCCAGCCTGATGCTGGGTGACCAAATCCGCATGAAGCGCTCCGAGCTGCAAGCCGTGCGCTTCCTCCACCCCCGGGGCTGGAGTTATTACGCCACCCTGCGCCGCAAGCTGCGCTGGTACGAAGGCGTGGTTTGATCCTGGCGGCATCCAGGCCGCTTTTTGGCGTTTATGCTCAAGCACCTGACCCTGAAGGATTTCGTCATCGTCACCACGTTGGACGTGGCGTTCGAGGCGGGATTTTCGGCACTCACTGGCGAAACCGGCGCCGGTAAATCCATTCTCATCGATGCCTTGCAGCTCACCCTGGGCGCCCGCGCCGACGCAGGTGTGGTGCGCGAAGGCGCCCCCCGCGCCGATCTGACTGCCTGTTTCGACACCCCCGCCCCGCTGCGCCCCTGGCTGGAAGAAGCCGGCCTGGACGGGGAGGATGAGCTGCTGCTGCGCCGTGTCATCGATGCGCAAGGCAAAAGCCGCGCCTTCATCAATGGCCGCCCCGCCACGGTGACGCAACTGCGCGATGTGGCCGAACAGCTCATCGACATCCACGGCCAACACGCTTGGCAAGGTTTGACCCGCCCGGCCTCGGTGCGGGCGCTGCTGGACGCTCAGGCCAACCTCGACCTGGCACCCCTCGGCCAAGCTTACGCCGCGTGGCGCGAGGCGGGTGAAGCGCTGGCCCGTGCCCGCACCCGGCAAGACGAGCTGGAAACCGAACGTGAGCGCTTGCTGTGGCAGCTCAGTGAGTTGGATCGCCTGGCCCCCGGCGAAGCCGAATGGGAACCGCTGAACGCGGAGCACCAGCGGCTGGCCCACGGCCAAGCCTTGCTCGATGCGGTGGCGCAGGCCCAACAAGGTCTGCAAGAAGACGACCTCAGCGCCGCACGCCAACTGCGCCGCGCCCTGGGGGTGCTGGACGATGTGCGCGGCTTCGACGCCCGCCTGACGCCCATCATCGACGTGCTGCACAGCGCCCTGGCCCAACTCGATGACGCCAGCCATTCCTTGGCGGCCTACCTGAGCCGCACTGAACTCGATCCGGCCCGTTTGGCGGAATTGGATGCGCGCTTGTCGGCTTGGCTGGGGCTGGCGCGACGCCTGCGCCGACCCGCCGCCGACCTGCCCGCCCTGTGGGCCGAAACCCGCCACGCCCTGGCCGCGCTGGACGCCGCCACCGACCTGCCCGCCCTCGAACAGCAACTCGCCCACGCCCGCACCGTCTGGCAAGAGGAGGCGGATCGCGTCTCCATCGCCCGGCACCAGGCGGCGGCACCGTTGGCGCAGCGTGTCACAGCGGCGATGCAACAGCTTGGCATGGCGGGTGGGCGCTTCGAAGTCGCCCTGCGGCCCCACGACGAGCCGCAATCTTTCGGCCAAGAAACGGTGGAGTTTTTGGTCGCGGGCCACGCGGGCAGCACGCCGCGCCCTTTGGCAAAAGTGGCTTCGGGCGGGGAGCTGTCGCGCTTGGCGTTGGCGATTGCGGTCACCACCGCCCAATCGCGCAGCACGCCGAACACCTTGATTTTTGATGAAATCGACAGCGGCGTCGGCGGCGCCGTGGCCGACGCCGTTGGGCGTTTGATGCGCCAGCTTGGCCGCGAGGTGCAGGTGCTGGCCGTCACTCACTTGCCGCAAGTGGCGGCGTGTGCCGACCACCATTTCGTCGTCACCAAGTCCGTCCAAGATGACGGCCGCACGGCCAGCCGCATCGAGCCCCTCCAGGGTGCCGAGCGAGTGGCCGAAGTGGCGCGCATGCTGGGCAGCGGCCAAGCGAACACCCGCCAAGCCCACGCCCAAGCCCTGCTCGACCATGCGAAGGCCCTTTCCTGATTGCTTGGACTTCCCATGACGAACCCCTCCTCTGCGCTGTCCCCAGCTCCCTCGCACGACATTGTGTTGATCACCGGCATCTCCGGTTCGGGCAAATCGGTGGCGCTGCATGCGTTGGAAGACGCCGGATTTTTCTGTGTCGATAACCTGCCGCCCGAATTGTTGGCCGCGCTGATTCGAGTGCAAACCGCCCATGGCGTTACCCGCATGGCCATTGCAGTGGACGTGCGCACCGCCGGTTCGCTGCCCCAGTTGCTGCCCGTGTTGGAGCAACTGCGCACCGATGGCGTGGCCGTGCGCACTTTGTTCCTCGATGCCAACACGCCTTCGCTCATCAAGCGTTTTTCGGAAACCCGCCGCCCGCACCCGCTGAGCAAACCCTCAGCCGACGGCGAAACCGATCACCGCGCCCTGCTCGAAGCCATCGAGTTGGAACGCCAACTGCTGACCGATGTGCGCGAACAAGCCACCGTGCTCGACACCAGCCAACTGCGCCCCGCCCAACTGCGTCTGTGGGTGCGCGATCTGGTGGGCAGCACGGCCAGCCGGTTGACGCTGGTGTTCCAATCCTTCGCGTTCAAGCATGGGGTGCCGCTGGACGCCGACTTGGTGTTCGATGTGCGTGTGCTGCCCAATCCGTTTTATGTGCGCGAGCTGCGCCCGCTCACGGGCCGCGACCCGGCGGTGGCAGACCATCTGCGCGCCCAACCCGAAGTCGCCGACATGGTGGGGCAGATTCAGCACTTCATCCAGCGCTGGCTGCCGGCTTATGCCGACGACCAGCGCAGTTACCTCACCGTGGCCCTTGGCTGCACCGGTGGCCAGCACCGTTCGGTCTACTGCGCGGAAGCCTTGGCCAGCGGCTTCCAGGCCCAAGTCGCCACCCTCATTCGACACCGTGAACTGGACGCCCGCCCGTGACCTCCGATGCCGCCCTTGCCAGCCCATCGCCTTGGACTGATCCTCTGCCACTGTTCCCACTGCAAGCGGTGCTGTTTCCGCAGGGCCACTTGCACCTGAAGGTGCAAGAGCCGCGTTTCATCCGCTTGTTGACCGATGCCCAGCGCAGCCAGCAGCCGCTGGGCATCATCTGCCTGCGGCGCGGTTGGAATGGCTCTCCGCAAGGGGAGCGCATTGAGTTGGAGGAGGTCGGCACGTTGGCGCAGGTGCGCAGCATCGAAGTGGTGGCACCCGACCATGTCAAAGCGCACTGCGTGGGCGGCCAGCGCTTTCGTTACCACCGGGTGGCGCGCAACGCCCAATCGCTCTGGCAAGCCTACGATGTGCAAACACTGGCCGATGACCCCGTGCTCAAACCCCGGGAGTGCTTCAAAGACGCCATGATCGCCCTGGCCCGCACCGTGGCAGGGCTGGACATCCGCCACCCCGGCCAGTTCCCCCCCGAAGACCGCCGTTTCACCGAACTGGGCTGGGTGGCCAACCGCTGGAGTGAGCTGCTGCCGATTCCTTTGGCGGCCCGTCAAGAGTTGATGGCGCTCACCGATCCGGTGTCGCGCTTGGAAATCATCAACACCTTTTTGCGACAGAAAAAACTGATCTGAGCCCGGCTCAGGTCAAGGCGCGCACGCGGGTGGTCAGCACATCGGGCAGCGGGATGGTGAGATCCACCCGGCGGAATACCGCTTGGTTGCGCCCCGTCAGCTTGGCTTGGTACAGCGCCTGATCGGCCACAGCCAACATGCGCAGCGAGCCTCGGCTCATGCCCGCGATTTCGGCAATCTCCTCCTCCGACGAAGGCTGACCCCAGCCGGGACTGTCCGCATCCACCGTGGCCACGCCCACAGAGGCGGACACTACTTTGCTCACGGTCGCCGGGTGTTCGATGGCCAAGGCATGCAAGCGCTCCAACACTTGGCCGGCCAGGTATTGGGCCCCCGCAGCGTCTGTGTCCGGCAGCAGCACGGCGAATTCTTCGCCGCCGTAGCGCGCCACCAAATCCGATGGCCGGCGGGCGCAGCCTTGCAGCGACTGTGCCACCGCCACCAAACAGCGATCCCCCATCAAATGCCCACACGAATCGTTGTAGAGCTTGAAGTGGTCGATGTCGAGCATCAGCAGGGACAGCGGATGTCCGCCGCGCCGTGAGCGGCGCCACTCCCGATCCAAAGCTTCGTCCAAGATGCGGCGGTTGGCCACACCGGTCAGGCCATCGGTGCTGGCCAGGCGCTGCAAACGGTCGATGGCTTGCTTGAGCCGCAATTGTGTGCGAGCTCGCGCCACCACAATGGCCGGGCGGATGGGCTTGGCGATGAAGTCCACCGCCCCCAGCGCCAGCCCGCGCTCTTCCATGGCTTGCTGGCTGTGGCTGGTGACAAACACCACAGGAACATGCGCCAAAGCAGGATCGGCCTTCATGGTTTGCAGCACCTCGAAGCCGCTCATGCCGGGCATTTCTGCGTCCAGCAACACCAGGTCGGGAACCGATTGACGGCACAGGTTGAGCGCCTGCTCCCCGTTCATGGCGAAACGCAACCGCCCCAGCTCGGCCAGTGCCTTGCCCAGCACCTGGATGACGATCGGATCGTCATCCACCAGCAAGATGCTTGCTGGCAAGGTGTCCAGAAACCGCATGTCAAACATCCCCGCTTTCATTGCGCACCCACAGGAGCGCCCAGTGCTTGCTCCAGTGCCGCCGCGACGCCCGCAAAATCCAGCCCCTGCATCGCCTGCTGCACACATGCCAGCAGGGATTCTCCCCCCAAGGCCAGCACAGCCGCCTCAATCTGCGCCATTTGATCCAGCGCGGCCAAATCTTGGGCTTTTAAGAGCGGTAGCACGGAATACAGCAAAGCTCGGTGTCCTTCTTGGTCGCCGGGTGCCGACGCCTGCACCCCACCCCCGATGGGCCGCTGCAAGCCCTGCAAAGCAGGTTTCGCAGTGTGCATCAAGTGGCCCAGGGTGTGCGCCAACTGACTCAGCCGCGCAACGGCCCGCTGAGGCCCCGCCACGCCCTCGCCTTCGTCATGTTCGGCCTGCAACTCCAGCTCCACTTCTCCGGCTTGTTGATGCAACTGGCGCGCCCCCAACATGCCTGCCGCCCCCCGCAGTTTGTGAACGCGGGCCATCAGCGCCCCTCGGTCATTGAGCAGTGCCCGCTGCGCAGCCGTTTCATCGGCCAACCAACCAAACTCATCGAAAAGATGAGTCAGCAAGGTGGTGAACAGTTCCAGCTCCCCCCCCAGGCGGCGGCGCACGTCGGGGATATCGACCCCCTCGATCGTGGGCCATGGCCGGGGGTCGGCCCGCGCCGACGTGGGCTCCGGGCTCCCTTCGGCACCTCGGTCGCGCTTGTTGGCGTGTGGCCGCAGCACGATCGCTTGCCCCCGGTAGCGCTCCACCCACTGCCGAACCGTGTTGATGAGCAACGCGGGATCCAACGGCTTGCTCAAAAAGCCGTCCATGCCGGCGGCCATGGCGCGCCAGCGGTCTTCCACCAGCGCCCCCGCCGTCACCGCGACGATGGGCAATTGCGCCAACCCCAACTCTCCACGCACCCGGCGGGTGGCCTCGTAGCCATCCATTTCGGGCATTTGGATGTCCATCAGCACGGCGTCGAACCAATCGGGATGCAAGCGCAGGTATTCCACCGCCTCACGCCCATTGATGCAGCTGTGTACCTCAGCGCCCTCGGCCTGCAACAACCGGCGAGCGACATCCAGGTTGATCGGGCTGTCATCGACCACCAGCACGCGCACGCTGGGTAAATGTTCCATCATGCCCACATCGTCCGGCGCCACCGCGCTGAGGCGCTGCGCGGGCCACGATTCGGCCTCCACCGCCGTCACATCGATCGGTGGGGGCGGCGGGGTCACCTCCGGCATCGGCAGGGGCACATCGACCACCGCCAAAGCCATGGGCACGCGCACCCAGAAACAACTGCCCCGCCCTGGCGTGCTGGTGAATCCGTGGCTGCCGCCCATCAGCGCCACCAAACGCTGCACGATGGACAAACCCAACCCCGTGCCACCGAAACGGCGCGTGGTCGAAGCGTCCCCCTGGGTGAAGGGCGTGAACAGCCGCGCTTGATCACTTTCAGCGATGCCGCAACCGGTGTCGGTCACGGCCACGCGCAGCCAGAAGCGGGCGCCATCGTCATCGAGCTGGGCCTCGGCACGCACTTCCACCCGCCCGCGATCGGTGAACTTGATCGCGTTGCCCACCAAGTTGCACACGATCTGGCGCAGGCGCACCACGTCGCCGGCCAGTTGCTGCGGCAGCTCGTCCTCACCTTCGGTTTCGAAGGTCAGGCCCTTTTGCTCGGCTTGGGGGCGGAACATGTCCTGCACCTCGTTGAGCAGCACCGTGGGCGAAAACTCGATCGACTCCAACGTCATCATCCCCGCCTCGATCTTGCCCAGATCGAGCACATCGTTGATGAGGTTCAGCAGGGTGCGGCTGGCGGTTTGCAATTTGGTGAGCAACTGGCGCTGGTCCGCATCCAATGTGCTGCGCTCCAGCAAATGCGCAATGCCGATGACAGCGTTCATCGGCGTG is a genomic window of Vitreoscilla filiformis containing:
- the hrcA gene encoding heat-inducible transcriptional repressor HrcA → MLDERARSLLKTLVERYIADGQPVGSRTLSKASGLELSPATIRNVMSDLEDLGLIASPHTSAGRIPTARGYRLFVDTMLTVRPLDTVSEPQLQPDQPQRVIAQAAQLLSSLSSFVGVVTAPRKSSVFRHIEFLRLGDRRVLLILVAPDGDVQNRVIFTQRDHTQTELIEASNYLNSQYAGLTIEAVRERLKTELDALHAEIAALMRTAVQVGSEVMAETQEQVVVSGERNLLGVQDFGHDLGALRKLFDLFEHKTELMRLLDTSSRAEGVRIFIGGESRVVPFEELSVVTAPYEVDGCIVGTLGVIGPTRMAYDRMIQIVDITSRLVTNALTQR
- a CDS encoding NAD kinase, whose amino-acid sequence is MPTRFRHAAIVGKYQAQGIRPMLESIVQFLERQGLEVSIERDTALNTDWKDHPALCAKEIGQQCDIAVVVGGDGTMLGIARELAPYQVPLVGINQGRLGFITDVRATDWADALRPIIQGDYEEERRAMIAGTVWRDEECIFEGMALNDVVVGRGATSSMIELRVDVGGVFVANMRADGLIVASPTGSTAYALSAGGPILHPAIGGLVLVPIASHTLSNRPIVLPDSQEVQITIVNGKDSSASFDMHSLASLMLGDQIRMKRSELQAVRFLHPRGWSYYATLRRKLRWYEGVV
- the recN gene encoding DNA repair protein RecN — its product is MLKHLTLKDFVIVTTLDVAFEAGFSALTGETGAGKSILIDALQLTLGARADAGVVREGAPRADLTACFDTPAPLRPWLEEAGLDGEDELLLRRVIDAQGKSRAFINGRPATVTQLRDVAEQLIDIHGQHAWQGLTRPASVRALLDAQANLDLAPLGQAYAAWREAGEALARARTRQDELETERERLLWQLSELDRLAPGEAEWEPLNAEHQRLAHGQALLDAVAQAQQGLQEDDLSAARQLRRALGVLDDVRGFDARLTPIIDVLHSALAQLDDASHSLAAYLSRTELDPARLAELDARLSAWLGLARRLRRPAADLPALWAETRHALAALDAATDLPALEQQLAHARTVWQEEADRVSIARHQAAAPLAQRVTAAMQQLGMAGGRFEVALRPHDEPQSFGQETVEFLVAGHAGSTPRPLAKVASGGELSRLALAIAVTTAQSRSTPNTLIFDEIDSGVGGAVADAVGRLMRQLGREVQVLAVTHLPQVAACADHHFVVTKSVQDDGRTASRIEPLQGAERVAEVARMLGSGQANTRQAHAQALLDHAKALS
- the rapZ gene encoding RNase adapter RapZ yields the protein MTNPSSALSPAPSHDIVLITGISGSGKSVALHALEDAGFFCVDNLPPELLAALIRVQTAHGVTRMAIAVDVRTAGSLPQLLPVLEQLRTDGVAVRTLFLDANTPSLIKRFSETRRPHPLSKPSADGETDHRALLEAIELERQLLTDVREQATVLDTSQLRPAQLRLWVRDLVGSTASRLTLVFQSFAFKHGVPLDADLVFDVRVLPNPFYVRELRPLTGRDPAVADHLRAQPEVADMVGQIQHFIQRWLPAYADDQRSYLTVALGCTGGQHRSVYCAEALASGFQAQVATLIRHRELDARP
- a CDS encoding LON peptidase substrate-binding domain-containing protein; this translates as MTSDAALASPSPWTDPLPLFPLQAVLFPQGHLHLKVQEPRFIRLLTDAQRSQQPLGIICLRRGWNGSPQGERIELEEVGTLAQVRSIEVVAPDHVKAHCVGGQRFRYHRVARNAQSLWQAYDVQTLADDPVLKPRECFKDAMIALARTVAGLDIRHPGQFPPEDRRFTELGWVANRWSELLPIPLAARQELMALTDPVSRLEIINTFLRQKKLI
- a CDS encoding GGDEF domain-containing response regulator; translated protein: MRFLDTLPASILLVDDDPIVIQVLGKALAELGRLRFAMNGEQALNLCRQSVPDLVLLDAEMPGMSGFEVLQTMKADPALAHVPVVFVTSHSQQAMEERGLALGAVDFIAKPIRPAIVVARARTQLRLKQAIDRLQRLASTDGLTGVANRRILDEALDREWRRSRRGGHPLSLLMLDIDHFKLYNDSCGHLMGDRCLVAVAQSLQGCARRPSDLVARYGGEEFAVLLPDTDAAGAQYLAGQVLERLHALAIEHPATVSKVVSASVGVATVDADSPGWGQPSSEEEIAEIAGMSRGSLRMLAVADQALYQAKLTGRNQAVFRRVDLTIPLPDVLTTRVRALT
- a CDS encoding ATP-binding protein encodes the protein MAKTLRLRLATRRWAGRVHGRWGLLSMRAQLTLIVVLGQALMMVLLAWYMHASQQNQALATHTQHAQGMAQSLAAGAATDVAVADAAALQTLVGAVAQVPEVAYAMVVDAQGRVQAHSDPRWVGHTANEALMTTLRPATRAPVVVYSGSERSDVAAPVPAPQQGWAVVALTHGAASAHNRWPAVLGFLALGALLSAGVGGLITRRFSLRMGGLLQTLEQLRMGERGVRLEVDHVDELGQLAEHVNAMLADLERQESDAWRRSRELDIERTRLVNIIEGTQIGTWEWKVQTGGVIFNRRWAEMLGHTLEELQPLSIKTWEALTHPDDLASAQAQLTRHFNGEASHYECQLRLRHKEGHWVWVLDRGRVAEWTDEGKPLWMFGTHQDISTQKEAELELRRATDLAEKAARAKGDFLANMSHEIRTPMNAVIGIAHLLERSTLDADQRQLLTKLQTASRTLLNLINDVLDLGKIEAGMMTLESIEFSPTVLLNEVQDMFRPQAEQKGLTFETEGEDELPQQLAGDVVRLRQIVCNLVGNAIKFTDRGRVEVRAEAQLDDDGARFWLRVAVTDTGCGIAESDQARLFTPFTQGDASTTRRFGGTGLGLSIVQRLVALMGGSHGFTSTPGRGSCFWVRVPMALAVVDVPLPMPEVTPPPPPIDVTAVEAESWPAQRLSAVAPDDVGMMEHLPSVRVLVVDDSPINLDVARRLLQAEGAEVHSCINGREAVEYLRLHPDWFDAVLMDIQMPEMDGYEATRRVRGELGLAQLPIVAVTAGALVEDRWRAMAAGMDGFLSKPLDPALLINTVRQWVERYRGQAIVLRPHANKRDRGAEGSPEPTSARADPRPWPTIEGVDIPDVRRRLGGELELFTTLLTHLFDEFGWLADETAAQRALLNDRGALMARVHKLRGAAGMLGARQLHQQAGEVELELQAEHDEGEGVAGPQRAVARLSQLAHTLGHLMHTAKPALQGLQRPIGGGVQASAPGDQEGHRALLYSVLPLLKAQDLAALDQMAQIEAAVLALGGESLLACVQQAMQGLDFAGVAAALEQALGAPVGAQ